The Hyperthermus butylicus DSM 5456 genome includes a region encoding these proteins:
- a CDS encoding alkaline phosphatase family protein, translating into MPGPKRIVLLILDGAADRPDNGETPLSSASTPGLDTLARHAICGVHYPVGKGVAPESDLATLSILGYNPEEYYTGRGPLEALGVGLEIREGYEVAFRANFATVDPSTRRIIDRRVARSLTSPEAKELAKALDGMRLGSTGYARVKATIGHRAVVIIGDREHKLSAMVSNIDPAYERRGLISVAVRNPEMVLPRCKPLLSSKEAEYTCKLVDEFVEKAIEILDNHPVNLERAKRGLLKANAILLRDAGEKPPRLPPIASVLGLSPAAAIAEMPVEIGIAVAAGMKYYSVPPPTGNHERDLPVRLEATIKAYRDGHRFIYVHLKGPDEPGHDGDFEGKKRAIELIDKLFIQPLIELIDLNETAVIVTSDHATPWRVRAHADDPVPWMASWKGLSTSPGRFDEQTCLATGRTVEYGWQLLRSIAKELGVTQ; encoded by the coding sequence TTGCCAGGGCCTAAACGGATAGTACTCCTAATCCTTGACGGTGCTGCAGACCGCCCCGACAACGGTGAAACACCATTAAGCAGCGCCTCTACGCCAGGACTTGACACGTTAGCTAGACACGCTATTTGTGGTGTACACTACCCGGTCGGCAAGGGTGTAGCTCCGGAGAGCGACCTCGCAACCCTCTCCATACTCGGCTACAACCCCGAGGAATACTACACCGGTCGTGGTCCTCTTGAAGCCCTTGGCGTGGGTTTGGAAATACGTGAAGGCTATGAGGTTGCCTTCAGGGCAAACTTTGCAACAGTTGATCCTTCAACACGCAGGATAATAGATAGGAGGGTTGCCCGTAGCCTAACCTCGCCAGAGGCGAAGGAATTAGCCAAGGCTCTTGACGGCATGAGGTTAGGCTCAACTGGTTATGCCAGGGTTAAGGCTACAATTGGTCACCGCGCAGTAGTCATTATAGGTGATAGGGAGCACAAGCTTTCCGCAATGGTTTCAAACATTGACCCAGCATATGAGAGACGTGGTTTGATCTCAGTAGCGGTAAGGAATCCAGAGATGGTACTTCCACGCTGCAAGCCACTATTGTCAAGCAAGGAGGCAGAGTACACGTGCAAGCTAGTAGATGAGTTTGTTGAGAAGGCTATAGAAATACTTGATAATCATCCAGTAAACTTGGAGAGGGCAAAGCGTGGCCTGCTCAAGGCAAACGCTATACTGTTAAGAGATGCGGGCGAAAAGCCACCAAGACTACCACCGATAGCAAGTGTACTTGGCCTATCGCCTGCAGCAGCCATAGCTGAAATGCCTGTGGAGATAGGTATAGCCGTTGCTGCCGGTATGAAGTACTATAGTGTACCGCCACCAACTGGTAACCACGAAAGAGATCTCCCTGTAAGGCTTGAGGCGACGATAAAAGCATATCGTGATGGCCACCGCTTCATATATGTGCACCTAAAGGGTCCAGATGAACCCGGCCATGACGGCGACTTTGAAGGCAAGAAGAGAGCGATAGAGCTAATAGACAAACTATTCATACAACCACTGATAGAGCTGATAGACCTTAACGAGACAGCCGTGATAGTAACTTCAGATCATGCGACGCCGTGGAGGGTAAGAGCACATGCAGACGACCCAGTACCATGGATGGCTAGCTGGAAGGGCCTAAGTACAAGCCCGGGTAGATTCGATGAACAAACATGCCTAGCAACAGGAAGGACAGTTGAGTATGGCTGGCAACTACTTAGAAGCATAGCGAAGGAACTAGGTGTTACTCAGTAG
- the glnA gene encoding type I glutamate--ammonia ligase gives MSGTPGSDLDKFKWLELHYTDLAGYLRSVTIAAEDLRDNVDVTGFDGSSVEGFTDISDSDLTLRPDLSTLAEIPWLEATGRVISTIYKNGARYERDPRYIAERTEKLLGEQGLEARIGPEIEFHIVDKLYLSVDQPQRGLCYRIVSSEHPGSGSYFEKTKKAYHTPAPFDKVYGLRLELAEVLRKYFRVHVEVHHHEVASGGQIEIDFRYGGVVSASDGVITVKYVARNITARHGYTAIFMPKPFAGDNGNGMHVHISIWERRGNGFRNLFYDPSDGYAELSQYARYFIGGLLEHGRALAAIVAPTVNSYRRLIPGYEAPVYLVWGRSNRSAAIRVPFYGRGAEKSKRIEFRPPDPSANPYLAFTAIIAAGLDGVRKKIEPGDPIDRNVYTMSEAEKKRLGIKELPRSLEEALDELESDNEFLRPYIPSSVLEAYIELKRREARELKGYPSPMEIYTYLSL, from the coding sequence ATGTCTGGAACTCCAGGTTCAGATCTGGACAAATTCAAGTGGTTAGAGCTGCACTACACAGACCTGGCTGGCTATCTGAGGAGTGTTACTATCGCAGCGGAGGATCTCAGAGACAATGTCGACGTAACAGGCTTTGATGGTAGTAGTGTTGAAGGCTTCACGGATATAAGTGATAGTGATCTAACACTGCGTCCAGATCTAAGTACATTGGCTGAGATACCATGGCTAGAGGCTACGGGGAGGGTAATATCAACAATATACAAGAATGGTGCTAGGTATGAGCGTGATCCACGCTACATTGCTGAACGTACTGAAAAGCTTCTTGGCGAACAAGGCCTTGAGGCTCGTATAGGTCCCGAAATAGAGTTCCACATAGTAGACAAGCTATACCTTAGTGTTGACCAGCCACAGCGCGGACTATGTTACCGCATAGTTTCAAGTGAACACCCCGGCAGTGGCAGCTATTTCGAGAAGACTAAGAAGGCATACCACACACCGGCACCCTTCGACAAAGTTTACGGGCTGCGGCTCGAGCTAGCCGAGGTTCTAAGGAAATACTTCAGAGTACATGTAGAGGTTCACCACCACGAGGTTGCTAGTGGCGGACAGATTGAGATAGACTTCCGTTATGGTGGCGTGGTATCAGCTTCTGATGGGGTTATCACGGTCAAATACGTTGCAAGGAATATTACTGCAAGGCATGGCTATACTGCAATCTTTATGCCTAAGCCGTTCGCTGGCGATAACGGGAATGGGATGCACGTACATATCAGCATTTGGGAGCGTCGCGGGAATGGTTTTAGAAACTTGTTCTATGACCCATCAGACGGTTATGCAGAACTGAGCCAGTACGCTAGGTACTTTATCGGGGGTCTCTTAGAGCATGGGAGAGCTCTTGCAGCAATCGTGGCACCAACCGTGAATAGTTACCGTAGGCTAATACCAGGCTACGAGGCTCCAGTCTACCTCGTCTGGGGAAGGAGTAACCGTAGCGCAGCCATCCGTGTACCATTCTACGGCCGGGGTGCAGAGAAGTCTAAACGCATAGAATTTAGGCCCCCCGACCCCTCCGCCAACCCATACCTGGCCTTCACCGCCATAATTGCAGCCGGCCTAGATGGTGTGAGAAAGAAGATCGAGCCGGGCGACCCCATAGACCGTAACGTCTATACTATGAGCGAGGCTGAGAAGAAGCGGCTCGGGATAAAGGAGCTGCCTAGAAGCCTAGAGGAGGCGCTAGACGAGCTAGAGTCAGACAACGAGTTCCTACGACCATACATACCGTCAAGCGTTCTTGAAGCCTACATAGAGCTTAAGCGGCGTGAAGCCAGGGAGCTTAAAGGATATCCAAGCCCAATGGAGATCTACACATACCTCTCACTCTAA